In Candidatus Bathyarchaeota archaeon, one DNA window encodes the following:
- a CDS encoding xanthine dehydrogenase family protein: MSGKSFRVLGERTARKDGIARVRGLERYASDYGLRNMLHARVLKSPYPHARVRNIDVSEAEGMGATVITFRDIPRVRFCPRLVSTPEATYKDWLALTDRPLYVGEPIAAVAAESEEEAQRALESIRVEYEVLEPVLDPLESMRPGKPQLHETILLGEKETWVEGNLACRLEVAEGDVEKGFGEADVVLEREYRTSRRYHNQLEVKSALVNPEPDGGVSVWCTTQTIHNTRLLIHEIFGIPVSRIRVYRLPLGGSFGSSIHTNLVVPIAVALALKAGRPVKLAYTREEDMHDHSSYQMIFRLRLGAKRDGRLTAGELDMVMDIGAHQVQAYPLLGCVVGWWVSLYKLPSKRYRGRAVYTNKVPSCAMRGYGNPQTTWMVESMMDELAETLDMDPIELRLKNYVGEGDVFWGQGPTVKSIIQSCGVEEILRRGAELIGWDKRPKPGEQRGRYRRGIGLGRGFHTSSAGAAVPGTVVDYSGAILKVNEDGTIDYITAMVDQGGGSLEAHAKIIAEELGVPLKAVNIVAADTQTTLYDVCTHASRGVYAGGGAALKAAMEVKGRLLELAARALDAYPHALEIRPDEELGQGVIYAKGIEGKEITIGELASMARHKNWGTIASAVSLRPGSCPPHFTAFFVEVEVDTETGRVRPVRVVAGADIGTVINPDLAEGQIHGGFAMGWGLAVLEDTPYDPETGDLLCRGYITDYKVPTAADMPYVEDFKVFFVDTHEPTGPFGAKGLGEAAKNPAAAAVANAISNALGVRFYELPITPDRILKALRDKR, translated from the coding sequence ATGTCTGGGAAGAGTTTCAGGGTGCTAGGGGAGAGGACCGCGAGGAAGGATGGCATCGCCAGGGTTAGAGGCCTCGAGAGATACGCGTCGGATTATGGCCTGAGGAATATGCTCCACGCTAGGGTTTTGAAGAGCCCCTACCCCCACGCAAGGGTGAGAAACATCGACGTCTCTGAGGCTGAGGGTATGGGGGCAACGGTCATAACCTTCAGGGATATCCCCAGGGTCAGGTTCTGCCCGAGGCTTGTCAGCACCCCGGAGGCCACCTATAAGGACTGGTTGGCCCTCACGGATAGGCCCCTGTATGTCGGGGAGCCCATCGCGGCTGTGGCCGCCGAGTCTGAGGAGGAGGCCCAGAGGGCGCTGGAGTCGATAAGGGTTGAGTATGAGGTCCTAGAACCAGTATTAGACCCCCTAGAGTCGATGAGGCCTGGGAAGCCCCAGCTCCACGAGACCATCCTTCTGGGAGAGAAGGAGACATGGGTTGAGGGGAATCTCGCATGCCGTTTAGAGGTCGCTGAGGGGGATGTAGAGAAGGGGTTTGGAGAGGCCGATGTGGTTCTGGAGAGGGAGTACAGGACGAGCAGGCGCTACCACAACCAGCTTGAGGTGAAGTCCGCCCTCGTCAACCCCGAGCCGGATGGAGGGGTCTCAGTCTGGTGCACAACCCAGACCATACATAACACGAGGCTCCTCATCCACGAGATATTCGGCATACCGGTGAGCAGGATTAGGGTTTATAGGCTTCCCCTGGGGGGTAGCTTCGGCTCAAGCATCCACACAAACCTCGTTGTGCCGATCGCCGTCGCCCTAGCCCTTAAGGCTGGGAGGCCCGTCAAGCTGGCCTACACGAGAGAGGAGGATATGCACGACCACTCATCGTACCAGATGATCTTCAGGCTGAGGCTCGGGGCTAAGAGGGATGGAAGGCTCACCGCTGGGGAGCTCGATATGGTTATGGATATAGGGGCACACCAGGTTCAGGCCTACCCCCTCCTAGGCTGTGTTGTGGGTTGGTGGGTCTCCCTCTACAAGCTCCCAAGTAAGAGGTATAGGGGAAGGGCCGTCTACACGAATAAGGTTCCATCCTGCGCCATGAGGGGCTATGGAAACCCCCAGACGACATGGATGGTGGAGTCTATGATGGACGAGTTGGCTGAGACCCTTGATATGGACCCCATAGAACTCCGCCTGAAGAACTATGTGGGCGAGGGGGACGTATTCTGGGGTCAGGGCCCCACGGTGAAGTCGATCATACAGAGCTGCGGGGTTGAGGAGATCCTCAGGAGGGGAGCGGAGCTGATAGGATGGGATAAGAGGCCCAAACCCGGAGAGCAGAGGGGGAGATACAGGCGCGGCATCGGCCTGGGAAGGGGGTTCCACACCTCAAGCGCGGGCGCTGCGGTCCCAGGCACCGTCGTCGACTACTCCGGAGCCATACTGAAGGTGAACGAGGATGGAACCATCGACTACATCACAGCCATGGTAGACCAGGGAGGGGGCTCCCTAGAGGCCCACGCCAAGATAATTGCAGAGGAGCTTGGGGTACCCCTCAAGGCCGTCAACATAGTCGCAGCCGACACACAGACAACCCTATACGATGTATGCACCCACGCATCAAGGGGCGTATACGCCGGTGGAGGTGCCGCCCTTAAGGCGGCGATGGAGGTTAAGGGGAGGTTGTTAGAGCTAGCTGCGAGGGCTCTCGACGCCTACCCCCACGCCCTGGAGATAAGGCCCGATGAGGAGCTCGGGCAGGGGGTCATCTACGCCAAGGGCATAGAGGGTAAGGAGATCACCATAGGCGAGCTGGCATCCATGGCCAGACATAAGAACTGGGGGACCATAGCCTCAGCTGTGAGCCTAAGGCCTGGAAGCTGTCCACCCCACTTCACAGCCTTCTTCGTAGAGGTCGAGGTGGACACCGAGACTGGGAGGGTTAGGCCGGTAAGGGTTGTGGCGGGGGCCGACATAGGAACCGTTATAAACCCCGACCTGGCGGAGGGCCAGATCCACGGGGGCTTCGCCATGGGCTGGGGCCTCGCTGTGCTGGAGGACACCCCCTACGACCCAGAGACCGGGGACCTACTATGCAGGGGATACATAACAGACTATAAGGTGCCCACAGCCGCTGACATGCCCTATGTGGAGGATTTCAAGGTCTTCTTCGTTGATACTCATGAGCCAACAGGCCCCTTCGGGGCCAAGGGGCTGGGGGAGGCGGCCAAGAACCCCGCGGCCGCTGCTGTGGCTAACGCCATCTCAAACGCCCTTGGGGTTAGGTTCTACGAGCTCCCGATAACCCCGGACAGGATCCTAAAGGCCCTGAGAGATAAGAGGTGA
- a CDS encoding ECF transporter S component translates to MQCRGFDESSSISGFFHFTSLDLAIIVIFSSLGGALSVPVGHLGNFLKTLPGLPLGSSQILSGIHVLWIILTVGLTRKVGSGTLTGFLKGLVELFMLSFHGVLVVLISLVEGLIVDLFFTAIRKINTVSLCLAGALSSSSNVFIVKYIVVPSLPLSIFALMYFISFISGFFFAGYVGRRGLIIADKLLKNRVL, encoded by the coding sequence ATGCAGTGCAGAGGTTTCGATGAGAGCTCTTCGATATCTGGGTTCTTCCACTTTACCTCCCTCGATCTCGCTATCATCGTAATATTCAGCTCCCTTGGAGGGGCCTTGAGTGTCCCCGTAGGGCATCTGGGGAATTTCCTTAAGACGTTGCCCGGCCTCCCGTTGGGGAGCTCCCAGATCCTCTCGGGGATACATGTCCTATGGATAATCCTCACGGTGGGGTTGACGAGGAAGGTCGGCTCAGGGACCTTAACAGGGTTTTTGAAGGGGCTCGTCGAGCTCTTCATGCTGAGCTTTCATGGGGTCCTCGTCGTCCTCATCTCCCTGGTCGAGGGGTTGATCGTCGACCTTTTTTTCACCGCGATAAGAAAGATAAACACGGTTTCACTCTGCCTTGCAGGTGCCCTATCCTCCTCGAGCAACGTATTCATAGTTAAATACATAGTTGTGCCATCACTTCCATTAAGCATCTTCGCTTTGATGTATTTCATATCCTTCATCTCAGGGTTCTTCTTCGCTGGATATGTTGGAAGAAGAGGCTTAATTATCGCGGATAAGTTGTTAAAAAATAGAGTTCTTTGA
- a CDS encoding MFS transporter, which produces MRGKANFYVLLLSMVSLWMTSSTIYMVLPIYFKGAGLSASDIGLLIALGTLPGSFSAFIAGWLSDKIGRKPILILGLFLYSSCFLLFYFFKGFWFFAVTRFIEGVSYYVIPPVATAIISDLFPPERRGQAMGLYQSAGSVGRVVGPLVAGALLASSTSFSSYFLFCSLSVFIGAVSATILVRETLPRETVHRPGRRVGLRGLRNSLSKMERPIVAFYTASFVQSLGRTGVSPLISVFLQERIVGIGWMEMSLLFSIPQVIPLVLSPIAGRLSDRIGRKMLLIGSIIGLSIVMILYVNCRTFNLALILRGAEAFFHSFTMTLSTAYIADLLTALGHQRRSGMGLGLHQFLTIETSTLGTIYGGYVVESFGFNTLFQIASILLVSGSLLLTRVPEPRTLMKKEAIHKE; this is translated from the coding sequence TTGAGGGGAAAGGCTAACTTCTATGTGCTGCTTCTATCCATGGTCTCCCTCTGGATGACCAGCTCAACCATCTATATGGTCCTCCCAATATATTTTAAGGGTGCAGGGCTCTCAGCATCGGATATAGGCCTCCTGATAGCTCTTGGAACCCTTCCGGGATCCTTCAGCGCGTTCATCGCCGGATGGCTATCAGATAAGATAGGGAGGAAGCCCATACTCATCCTGGGGCTGTTCCTCTACTCTTCATGCTTCCTGCTCTTCTACTTCTTCAAGGGCTTCTGGTTCTTCGCCGTAACGAGGTTCATCGAGGGGGTCAGCTATTATGTCATACCGCCTGTGGCGACCGCCATCATCTCAGACCTCTTCCCCCCGGAGAGGAGGGGGCAGGCCATGGGCCTTTACCAGAGCGCCGGGAGCGTTGGGAGGGTTGTTGGGCCATTGGTCGCCGGTGCACTTTTGGCCTCCTCCACCTCGTTCAGCTCCTACTTCCTCTTCTGCAGCCTCTCAGTATTCATAGGAGCCGTCTCGGCGACCATCCTAGTGAGGGAGACCTTGCCCCGTGAAACGGTTCACCGGCCCGGGCGGCGGGTAGGGTTGAGGGGTTTAAGGAATTCCCTATCCAAGATGGAGAGGCCCATTGTTGCTTTCTACACCGCCTCTTTCGTCCAGTCCCTCGGGCGGACTGGAGTCTCCCCCCTGATATCTGTCTTCCTCCAGGAGAGGATAGTGGGGATCGGATGGATGGAGATGAGCCTCCTATTCAGCATACCTCAAGTCATCCCGCTGGTTCTCTCACCTATCGCCGGGAGGCTCTCGGACAGGATAGGAAGGAAGATGCTGCTTATAGGCTCCATAATCGGGCTCTCAATAGTTATGATTCTATATGTGAATTGCAGAACATTCAACCTGGCCCTAATTCTGAGAGGGGCGGAGGCGTTCTTCCACTCCTTCACCATGACCCTCAGCACGGCCTACATAGCCGACCTTCTGACGGCTCTGGGGCATCAGAGGAGGTCGGGGATGGGGTTAGGGCTACACCAATTCCTAACCATCGAGACATCCACCCTAGGCACAATATATGGAGGCTACGTAGTCGAATCCTTCGGCTTCAACACCCTCTTCCAGATAGCCTCCATCCTCTTGGTATCCGGCTCACTGCTACTGACGAGGGTCCCTGAACCCCGAACCCTGATGAAGAAGGAGGCCATACATAAAGAATGA